One part of the Ktedonobacterales bacterium genome encodes these proteins:
- a CDS encoding IS607 family transposase, translated as MKLSEYAKQQGISYRTAFRWWKAGQIPGYQAPTGTIIVQEPKEPAA; from the coding sequence ATGAAGCTCTCAGAGTACGCCAAACAACAAGGCATCAGTTATCGGACGGCCTTTCGCTGGTGGAAAGCGGGCCAGATTCCCGGCTATCAGGCTCCGACCGGCACCATCATTGTGCAAGAGCCGAAAGAGCCAGCCGCG